The following nucleotide sequence is from Mangifera indica cultivar Alphonso chromosome 1, CATAS_Mindica_2.1, whole genome shotgun sequence.
TTtaatatacatatcaattacTATATTGTAGATATAAACATTCCGATTATTAAATTGAACCACAATAAAAACATCTCATATCGAATTGTAGtagacacatcattattttttcaagtacTAATTGTTGCTATTTTAGTTTATCGTatacataattcaaaattatatatatcaattgatGGCGATAAATCATATcaacaaaaatcatttttttgatttaattataataatatttaattatataatgattaatttttatatgtttgatataatttatgattattaaattattaataatcataattcaattaggattgtttgacaaataattaaaaaaactaattatttgggttaaaatgtcaaatGTGTCTAATAATTTAGCTTTgaattaaaaggtaaaaattttattaaattttaaaaaaataatttgactatagcttaaataatctaaaaatatgattattatttaaaattagattattcaCATAACTATGTCAAAATCgattatttaatctaataatctGGATTAAATAAACTATATTAACATGCATTTCATATGCTTAAGATgagtgttatatgtataaatccTAAAACTCATCTCTATACactataaaatctaatttttaattatagtatATTAGTAAATAGTAGTGtcatatgcataaataatatatataattttatatataaataataatatatcattacgtaattaaataattttaaattaaaaataaaataatatctaattatatgataatatattattatttatatataaaattataaatattatttgtatcaattgttttattaaataataaaacaaaatgaattccATAAAACTAGAAAGCCCTAGCTGAGTGCAATAAGATGAATTAAAGCCCCAAAGAAAGAGGAACATCATGATACCACAAGGAGTTAGTAATGGGCCAAAGCATCAACAGCCCAATTACCTATATAAATCATTTAGTTTCTCCCTTTAAATGCTTATAAACAGAGGTGTACATTATCTGgttcaaactttaaaattaaattaaattatttaaaaattatattttactttagtttttaatttttaaaataatttagtttgcgttaataaatttttggaaAACATTCTTTAGTTTagattacaatttaaaaaaatttttaaactgaatcaaattataaaagctctctttatatatataaaactatatttaatttaattttttaataaataattagatatataatttgttttttatatttattttacatatttatattattttatagaaaattataattgaattaattttatttaataattttatatatttaaaaataaataattttaatatacttaaattatagttcaaatcaaaccaaaccattataaattttttaaactattatttttagtttagttcAAACTAGACCTAATACACCCACCCTTGTAAAACAAGAAAGTTGAGAtcaattttccaaatttatatatatatatataaagtaatttCATAAGCTTATCCATGAACACCACTTACATCAGCAAACACACTCTACAGTCAACGTAACTGTTGCATCAAAGCCACTTTAACTTGCtccaattatattatattatcaaaacaatttcttctatgacttggTGACATGACATTCTAACAATTGCACCATAGCAAAGGCAGGCAGGCATTGTTTTGATGACTAATTTCCTAAAGTCTTATCttatatatgaacaaaattatGAGTCAAAGTTTAGATTGGTACTCAATATCCAGATTTTTGGGTGTTAGACACCGTACGATCGTTCGAGAACAGACTTAGGAAGTAAATGAGCCCATTGTGATCAGTTTTCTCCTTCATTTTAATTCTAGATGGGCATTCGGTGCTTTCATGAACGAGATTCCTTCTTTGGTTTTCAGCTTTTGTCAACCCTTTTCCGGTGGATattataagaaagaaagaaagaaagaaagaatggaTCACTGCTGACATTCATGGGGTCGGCATGCCAAATTTTGGTTCATCTGTAATATTTCCTAAATTATCTATCTAAACTGATTCCTAATAGTTTCTAAGATTGGATTTTCATGAATATTAAACTCTCTTGCAAtggaaatataaattataagttatattttattaataatcataaattaaatatcttcgCAGCTCACCTACTCTTCCCAAGTCTTGCTAGTACTGAAGTCTAGAGAAGGCCGATGAACAAccacaaattaaattatatacaagtGCCCACTTCTTCAATCCAATAATTTATCCTGTCATTTCCTTGTAAAGAAGAATACCAGAGGCCGGCGACCAAATACTAGCTCCATTATcttctttattattatcaatacgTGTGATAAAGAATAAAGTAACAAAGAAAATGTTCTGTGGAGGAAGATACAGATGTGATTCCATGAATTACCACATTCAAACTGAACCTGAATTGGGATGCGGActgcatttattatttatgtacatatgAAACACGTTTGGGGCGGATGCATTGGATGGGTCGGGTCAGTTGTGGGCAAATCCGTAAATTGAAACGTAGTGCCAACAGACATGGACAAGTGTGATATGACCAGAGACGGGGACAGTACAGCAGTGGCTTGTCTGTGCCTCCGGGCTTATCCTTTTACAAGTGTTAAACAGAAGCCACTTTACTTGTAGCTCTACTGCCTGTGCTTATCTTATCTCACAATATATCATTGCAACTTTCTCAACTCTCTGGTGGGCCTTTTTTCTAAATGAGAAGAACGGCCATAAGAGGAGCATTAGAGAAAGAATCATGGCCTCGGATATCTCCGGCTTAGAAGCTCGGTATCTTTCTctcctttaaatttaatttgttgtttcGTTGTGATCAAAATTATGTTGATTCTTGCAACAATTTCATTGCTTCAATGTATTGTGttcatttcttcttttgttaATTACTGAATTTGGGTGTCAGGTATGTTGATTCTTGCAGGAAGCATGACACTCTACCTAACTCTACAGTGCTATCGTGGTTCTCTGAGGTACGTTTTCATAAATTCCTCTTACTTGTAAATTATTAGTTGCTTATGCTGCTATAGTTACTAGTATATCAGTGACATTTGTGCTAATACAGACACCTTAACATCTGGAGTCTGATGAATTCTACCTTCAAAAGTGTTGTCACTGAACTGTGATTTTATGTGATTGTATAGTAATGTTCTTTTCTCATTGAActtttccttcaatttctttAAAACTAGTGTCCAATGACACGACTGAGGCTCAAATTATCCACTTACTATATTTTGTTCTGGGTTTGaacataaattttcattaacccTGCATTATTTATTGTTGACAACAGGAAAGTTTTCTTATTTCAACTTGTCTTGTTGGTGTTCAGGCCAAGATTCGGCACTCTTGCCAACAGAAGTGTACATTTGtggttttattaaataagttaaagaaTGCTGACATCTCTCCTCTAATTGAAATGTTCCGGGAAATTGACTCCTCTGATATTGATGCTGTGGATATAATTCATAGAGCACCTTGTTGCTTGAAAAAGGAAGAGATTATGTCTTTGATGCATGCAATTAACCAAAAGCTCCAATTAGTTGATCTTGGCCAGATGGCACTGACAAATGATATTTTGCGGTTTGTCTTATTTTTACcatctattattttttgttcttttgtcattttaattttttcatgcATTTATCATAGTTATTGTGTATTGTAATCCTgtcattttgaattatatacaTCCATATCTTACTCTGGACAATGTTCTCCAGCTTATCAAAAGAGGTCTCAATCCTTGGAAAGCTGTTTAAAAAAACAGAGATCTTTTGAAAAAGATGTATCAGTAGACCGCAATCCTATATCTCTGAAAAAATAAGTACCTTATCTTTATATTGCAGAGTTTGGGAATAGTTTTTCTGGGCTCATTAGATAAGAGCATCCATTTCATATAGGATGAGATTTATGGTGAAATGTGGGTTCTATTAAGCCATATTTCTGTAAAGAAGAATTAGTATGTCCTGCACACTACCTGATTTCATAAGAATCAATTATAAATCAGTAAGTCACATGTGCAGTGTGCATACATTGTAAAGAAGAAGGTTAAaaggaaaacttgaaaaaaaaaaaaaaacttgccaTTTTTATCTGTAAGTTTCTTTAACTTGTTAGGGTCCGTTTGGTTAgaagatttaaagattatcttggtgatctatcttttattatctttattaccttgtttggtttgtaaaataataaaaaatttcaataatctttCATTACCAATGGTaatatgacaggtaatataaaagataatttaattgttgCCTTCATCTTAAGGAttataagattatcataataatcttaattatcattactattttatctttatttattaaatttttaggacaaaattaccctcaatttttaattaaaataataaatactatgaaaaatatttttttatacctattaatctttcatataataaataaaataatatattagtatttttttattacttctaaccaaacataataattatttatatatactaatttgatcaaatatagtaataaatttatatccagtaatctttcaattttagtaataaaatatttttcaaaccaaacgcctTTTAGTGTATTGTGCATTAGGAATAGGGTGGGTAATTCTGAATTTCACTCTATGTTGTTTTGCAAGACTAAGGATGGCTTGTCTTACCATTGGAATTTATAATTGCATTTCATGTTCATGGAGTTAAATTGCGTCCATAATATTTCTGCATAATAATCTTTGAATGTGTTGGCACCtctgacatgtttaattaaatGTGTCAGATTTGTATTGACAAATATATTGGCATAACTTTTACTGGCATGAAAAGTATGATATGCCAGTCCATTTCGCCACCCCTAACAGATATACATCCATTAATTGGTCTCTAATGATTTTGTTAAAGAAGGATGCatttcattgaaaatttatattcaacttttacctttcattatttgtttcatttatGGTTCTCTCACTCTGCTGATTCCATAGATGGACTtgtttttttcaacttttttatttgcttAGGAAGTAATATATTTGTTGTGATCAGTTGATACCATTTTTCAAAGATGAAGTTTAGGAGCTAGGAAGTTGTTTTCCAactgaataatattttaacctttTTGTCTTTGGCTTATTTTCAGGGATCTCTGCCATGGTGGGTTGGCATGCCGTGTCCTTAACTTGAGGTCAACCAATATCAGGAAGCTGAACATGGATGGAAAATTTATGCATTTAAACACCCTAAATTTGGACTTTTGTACTTCTCTGACTACTTTTCATGAGGACTGTTTCTCTTGCATGCCAAATTTGATGTGCCTTTCAATGTGTGAGACTCGAATTTCTAATCTCTGGACAACTACTGCTGCCTTATCAAAACTCCCTTCTATAAAGGAACTACGATTCCAAAATTGTTTGTGTTGCAAGCACACTGGGGCATGTCCTGCATTGTCAAGTGAGAATGCAAATGGTGATGCAACATCAGTTAGTGGTGCAGATGTTACAAATCAAGCCTCTGCTGTTGATGACAGCATAAAAGATAGTGAGAATCATCACAGATATAAGAATTTGTCAGATACTTGTACAGTTGAGCTTTCAAGTGACCTTCAGAGAATGAATTTATTTGGGCTATCCTCTGATGCTATTCCAAATTTGAGTGGATGTGTTGAAATACCAAATAAGGTAACTGCATGATATACTATGAGATTGATTTATTTAGTATCTTATgagaaaatttgatttgttatttattGGTTTTGGATTTCTCCATCTAATAGGTTTCTTTTGGTTGTTGTAGATTCTTGACAATCATAAGCTTCTAGTAGGATTGCATAAGCAGGATGTGCCAATTGCTACTAGTAAATTAAAGACTTATAGTTCCCACCATCCTTCACCCATATGCTTTGAGAAACACTATCGGGAGTACATGGTTGCATCATTACCTCGTTTAGAAGTTTTAGACAATATGCGCATAGTTAAGATGGAAAGAGAAATAGGAAAGTATGTCTTTTGTAAATACTTTGAATACTTGCCATATGGGAGAAAGCACAAAGAAAGTATGGTTAATGTTTTGCAGAAGCGTGAAATAGGAATAAGTGGTGCATATTGTCAAAACTCTTCAAAGCTAAATAAGTCTAATCCTTGCAGAAAGAGTCAGCATTCCTTCTCAAGGTCACTTAGTGCTGCTAAGCTTG
It contains:
- the LOC123227360 gene encoding uncharacterized protein LOC123227360 isoform X1, whose amino-acid sequence is MASDISGLEARYVDSCRKHDTLPNSTVLSWFSEESFLISTCLVGVQAKIRHSCQQKCTFVVLLNKLKNADISPLIEMFREIDSSDIDAVDIIHRAPCCLKKEEIMSLMHAINQKLQLVDLGQMALTNDILRDLCHGGLACRVLNLRSTNIRKLNMDGKFMHLNTLNLDFCTSLTTFHEDCFSCMPNLMCLSMCETRISNLWTTTAALSKLPSIKELRFQNCLCCKHTGACPALSSENANGDATSVSGADVTNQASAVDDSIKDSENHHRYKNLSDTCTVELSSDLQRMNLFGLSSDAIPNLSGCVEIPNKILDNHKLLVGLHKQDVPIATSKLKTYSSHHPSPICFEKHYREYMVASLPRLEVLDNMRIVKMEREIGKYVFCKYFEYLPYGRKHKESMVNVLQKREIGISGAYCQNSSKLNKSNPCRKSQHSFSRSLSAAKLGSSAWPLIHPLSSFSHVYKEENKRLRPRQFEYHPSNSSLMAFGTLDGEVVVINHENRNISNYIPSIGVKNSVLGLCWLKKYPSKLIAGSDNGCLRLFDINHLPHTVADPWENSGVVTFKDFEQLTSIHVNSTDDRFLASGYSKNVALYDINSGKQLEVFTNMHGEPINVAKFAHHSPFLFATSSFDRDVKMWDLRQKPEQPCYTSSSSRGNVMVCFSPDDLYLLVSAVDNEVKQLLAADGRLHMNFDITSTGTAYNYTRSYYMNGRDYIISGSCDEHVVRICCAQTGRRLRDIYLEDGESGKFLSVQSLRGDPFRDFHMSVLAVSSRPSSKWEIMKVNLLASSHRAEEYSYSRPIRSSYCLGG
- the LOC123227360 gene encoding uncharacterized protein LOC123227360 isoform X2, whose translation is MASDISGLEARKHDTLPNSTVLSWFSEESFLISTCLVGVQAKIRHSCQQKCTFVVLLNKLKNADISPLIEMFREIDSSDIDAVDIIHRAPCCLKKEEIMSLMHAINQKLQLVDLGQMALTNDILRDLCHGGLACRVLNLRSTNIRKLNMDGKFMHLNTLNLDFCTSLTTFHEDCFSCMPNLMCLSMCETRISNLWTTTAALSKLPSIKELRFQNCLCCKHTGACPALSSENANGDATSVSGADVTNQASAVDDSIKDSENHHRYKNLSDTCTVELSSDLQRMNLFGLSSDAIPNLSGCVEIPNKILDNHKLLVGLHKQDVPIATSKLKTYSSHHPSPICFEKHYREYMVASLPRLEVLDNMRIVKMEREIGKYVFCKYFEYLPYGRKHKESMVNVLQKREIGISGAYCQNSSKLNKSNPCRKSQHSFSRSLSAAKLGSSAWPLIHPLSSFSHVYKEENKRLRPRQFEYHPSNSSLMAFGTLDGEVVVINHENRNISNYIPSIGVKNSVLGLCWLKKYPSKLIAGSDNGCLRLFDINHLPHTVADPWENSGVVTFKDFEQLTSIHVNSTDDRFLASGYSKNVALYDINSGKQLEVFTNMHGEPINVAKFAHHSPFLFATSSFDRDVKMWDLRQKPEQPCYTSSSSRGNVMVCFSPDDLYLLVSAVDNEVKQLLAADGRLHMNFDITSTGTAYNYTRSYYMNGRDYIISGSCDEHVVRICCAQTGRRLRDIYLEDGESGKFLSVQSLRGDPFRDFHMSVLAVSSRPSSKWEIMKVNLLASSHRAEEYSYSRPIRSSYCLGG
- the LOC123227360 gene encoding uncharacterized protein LOC123227360 isoform X3, which produces MASDISGLEARYVDSCRKHDTLPNSTVLSWFSEAKIRHSCQQKCTFVVLLNKLKNADISPLIEMFREIDSSDIDAVDIIHRAPCCLKKEEIMSLMHAINQKLQLVDLGQMALTNDILRDLCHGGLACRVLNLRSTNIRKLNMDGKFMHLNTLNLDFCTSLTTFHEDCFSCMPNLMCLSMCETRISNLWTTTAALSKLPSIKELRFQNCLCCKHTGACPALSSENANGDATSVSGADVTNQASAVDDSIKDSENHHRYKNLSDTCTVELSSDLQRMNLFGLSSDAIPNLSGCVEIPNKILDNHKLLVGLHKQDVPIATSKLKTYSSHHPSPICFEKHYREYMVASLPRLEVLDNMRIVKMEREIGKYVFCKYFEYLPYGRKHKESMVNVLQKREIGISGAYCQNSSKLNKSNPCRKSQHSFSRSLSAAKLGSSAWPLIHPLSSFSHVYKEENKRLRPRQFEYHPSNSSLMAFGTLDGEVVVINHENRNISNYIPSIGVKNSVLGLCWLKKYPSKLIAGSDNGCLRLFDINHLPHTVADPWENSGVVTFKDFEQLTSIHVNSTDDRFLASGYSKNVALYDINSGKQLEVFTNMHGEPINVAKFAHHSPFLFATSSFDRDVKMWDLRQKPEQPCYTSSSSRGNVMVCFSPDDLYLLVSAVDNEVKQLLAADGRLHMNFDITSTGTAYNYTRSYYMNGRDYIISGSCDEHVVRICCAQTGRRLRDIYLEDGESGKFLSVQSLRGDPFRDFHMSVLAVSSRPSSKWEIMKVNLLASSHRAEEYSYSRPIRSSYCLGG
- the LOC123227360 gene encoding uncharacterized protein LOC123227360 isoform X4 gives rise to the protein MASDISGLEARKHDTLPNSTVLSWFSEAKIRHSCQQKCTFVVLLNKLKNADISPLIEMFREIDSSDIDAVDIIHRAPCCLKKEEIMSLMHAINQKLQLVDLGQMALTNDILRDLCHGGLACRVLNLRSTNIRKLNMDGKFMHLNTLNLDFCTSLTTFHEDCFSCMPNLMCLSMCETRISNLWTTTAALSKLPSIKELRFQNCLCCKHTGACPALSSENANGDATSVSGADVTNQASAVDDSIKDSENHHRYKNLSDTCTVELSSDLQRMNLFGLSSDAIPNLSGCVEIPNKILDNHKLLVGLHKQDVPIATSKLKTYSSHHPSPICFEKHYREYMVASLPRLEVLDNMRIVKMEREIGKYVFCKYFEYLPYGRKHKESMVNVLQKREIGISGAYCQNSSKLNKSNPCRKSQHSFSRSLSAAKLGSSAWPLIHPLSSFSHVYKEENKRLRPRQFEYHPSNSSLMAFGTLDGEVVVINHENRNISNYIPSIGVKNSVLGLCWLKKYPSKLIAGSDNGCLRLFDINHLPHTVADPWENSGVVTFKDFEQLTSIHVNSTDDRFLASGYSKNVALYDINSGKQLEVFTNMHGEPINVAKFAHHSPFLFATSSFDRDVKMWDLRQKPEQPCYTSSSSRGNVMVCFSPDDLYLLVSAVDNEVKQLLAADGRLHMNFDITSTGTAYNYTRSYYMNGRDYIISGSCDEHVVRICCAQTGRRLRDIYLEDGESGKFLSVQSLRGDPFRDFHMSVLAVSSRPSSKWEIMKVNLLASSHRAEEYSYSRPIRSSYCLGG